A stretch of the Aminipila terrae genome encodes the following:
- the rplQ gene encoding 50S ribosomal protein L17 has product MPGYRKLGRPTAHRKAMLRNIVTDLFREGRISTTDCRAKEARREAEKLITLAKRGDLHAKRQVLAYVYDEDVATKLFEEIAPKYAERNGGYTRILKLGPRQGDCAEVVFLELV; this is encoded by the coding sequence GGCAGACCTACTGCTCATAGAAAAGCAATGCTTAGAAATATTGTTACTGACCTTTTCAGAGAAGGACGTATTTCTACAACTGACTGCAGAGCAAAGGAAGCTAGAAGAGAAGCTGAAAAGTTAATCACACTTGCAAAGCGTGGTGATCTTCATGCTAAAAGACAGGTTCTTGCATATGTATACGACGAAGACGTTGCAACAAAGCTATTTGAAGAAATAGCTCCAAAGTATGCTGAAAGAAACGGTGGCTACACAAGAATCTTAAAATTAGGACCAAGACAGGGAGACTGCGCAGAAGTAGTATTCTTAGAGCTTGTATAA